From a region of the Methanobrevibacter sp. V74 genome:
- a CDS encoding ABC transporter substrate-binding protein yields the protein MDKKIYIGIVIVIVAIITVFAVNYSDNSNESVNGMITIKDMAGRTVNVPDNVENVVGVGCTAREIVYLDAEDKIVGIEQMESDSKGGWGNELPYIKSNEKLIKLPIIGNAKTDTVDYEKLSSLKPDVVFAGTPEQANLIQNKTGIPTFVTYVGAVGTEQQMEKYENSLIMMGKILGKEDRANELIGYMDEIEDDLEKRVEHAKKDKTVYVAGQAFYGVHGITSTNPYYPSFTHLNTTNVVNGVGGDNATIHAIQVDKEQLIKWNPDYIFIEGASYQVIREDISKNPDYKHMSAIKDKKVHNLLTYCLYSYNKEEMFSNSYYVGKVLYPEEFKDVDMDKKTEEIFIKFNGDGGENAARNITSHYKAFEAVPV from the coding sequence ATGGATAAAAAAATTTATATTGGTATTGTAATTGTTATTGTAGCTATAATTACTGTTTTTGCAGTTAATTACAGTGATAATTCAAATGAAAGCGTAAATGGGATGATAACAATAAAAGATATGGCAGGTAGAACTGTTAATGTCCCAGATAATGTGGAAAATGTTGTAGGTGTTGGATGTACTGCAAGAGAGATTGTTTATCTTGATGCAGAAGACAAAATTGTAGGAATTGAACAGATGGAATCTGATTCTAAAGGAGGATGGGGTAATGAATTACCATACATAAAATCTAATGAAAAATTAATAAAATTACCAATAATTGGCAATGCAAAAACTGACACTGTTGATTATGAAAAATTATCAAGTTTAAAACCGGATGTTGTATTTGCAGGAACTCCTGAACAAGCTAATCTAATTCAAAATAAAACAGGTATTCCAACATTTGTTACATATGTTGGAGCTGTTGGAACAGAACAACAAATGGAAAAGTATGAAAACTCATTAATCATGATGGGGAAGATTTTAGGTAAAGAAGATAGAGCTAATGAATTAATCGGTTATATGGATGAAATTGAAGATGATCTTGAAAAAAGAGTCGAGCATGCTAAAAAAGATAAAACAGTTTATGTTGCAGGACAAGCATTTTACGGTGTTCATGGTATAACTTCTACTAATCCTTATTATCCTTCTTTTACACATTTAAATACTACAAATGTTGTAAATGGGGTTGGTGGAGATAATGCAACTATACATGCAATCCAAGTTGATAAGGAACAATTAATTAAGTGGAATCCAGATTATATTTTTATTGAAGGTGCAAGCTATCAGGTTATTAGAGAAGATATTTCTAAAAATCCAGATTATAAACATATGTCTGCTATAAAAGATAAAAAAGTTCATAATTTATTAACTTACTGTTTATACAGCTATAATAAAGAAGAAATGTTTTCAAACTCTTATTATGTAGGTAAGGTTTTATATCCTGAAGAATTTAAAGATGTGGATATGGATAAAAAAACAGAGGAGATATTCATTAAATTCAACGGAGATGGCGGTGAAAACGCTGCAAGAAATATAACCTCACATTATAAGGCATTTGAAGCTGTACCGGTTTAA
- a CDS encoding class I SAM-dependent methyltransferase — MDIMEEPSVSVLEFEKILNFATKGIKVFNIIKTSLNIGLFNILEEEHSCSELSKRFSIDHDVIYYILEALVKLELIEKNNGNYKNKEISNIYLNSNSYFQRKTIIESLNQPLSYWNDLENILYSKEIKYDENFFEFIIKAMAEDAVSGELQETLNIVKKYDEFKDSKTLLDIGGGHGLYAIGFKKLNPDLKAFVFDFPNVLNETKKFCDKYDSDIVLIPGNFYDDDLKGSYDVIFSSYNPGGKNAKIAEKIYESLNMNGLFINKQYFPTKTELNLDDILNNLEWNFTNFNMSNKGKIRYTFKNDLSYESYLKNLEDLGFEILDIFPINHHNASFGTTAEDKIIIAKKVR; from the coding sequence ATGGATATTATGGAGGAACCTTCAGTTTCTGTTTTGGAATTTGAAAAAATTTTAAATTTTGCAACTAAAGGAATTAAAGTATTTAATATTATTAAAACATCATTAAATATAGGATTATTTAATATTTTAGAAGAAGAACATAGCTGTTCAGAACTTTCTAAAAGATTTTCAATTGATCATGATGTAATTTATTATATTTTGGAAGCTTTGGTAAAATTAGAGTTAATAGAAAAAAATAATGGAAATTACAAAAATAAAGAAATTTCTAATATTTATTTAAACTCAAATTCATATTTTCAAAGAAAAACCATTATCGAATCTTTAAACCAACCTTTATCATATTGGAATGATTTGGAAAATATCCTGTATTCTAAAGAAATAAAATATGATGAAAACTTTTTTGAATTTATTATTAAAGCAATGGCTGAAGATGCTGTGTCTGGTGAGTTGCAAGAAACTTTAAATATAGTTAAAAAATATGATGAGTTTAAAGATTCTAAAACATTATTGGATATTGGAGGGGGTCATGGTTTGTATGCTATTGGATTTAAAAAATTAAATCCCGATTTAAAGGCATTTGTTTTTGACTTTCCAAATGTATTAAATGAAACTAAAAAATTTTGTGATAAATATGATTCGGATATAGTTTTAATTCCTGGAAATTTCTATGATGATGATTTAAAAGGTTCTTATGATGTAATATTTTCTTCTTACAATCCTGGTGGAAAAAATGCGAAAATTGCAGAAAAAATTTATGAGTCATTAAATATGAATGGACTTTTTATAAATAAACAATATTTCCCGACAAAAACAGAATTGAATTTAGATGATATTTTAAATAATTTAGAATGGAATTTCACTAATTTTAACATGTCAAATAAAGGAAAAATAAGATACACCTTTAAAAATGATTTGTCTTATGAGTCATATTTAAAGAATTTAGAAGATCTTGGATTTGAAATTTTAGATATATTTCCGATTAATCATCATAATGCTTCTTTTGGAACAACAGCAGAAGATAAAATCATAATTGCAAAAAAAGTGAGATAG
- a CDS encoding iron ABC transporter permease produces MKSSTKTYQEYINRKLIIILILSILLAITALCSIKVGATNLSFKEILLSIFLETKDSSIIWNIRISRIVVAIVAGIFMGVEGTILQCVLRNPLASPYTMGISQGAAFGASFSIIVLGAGTLYSSQADAVILNNPYLTVFFAFIGALIGVIAIIIISKIRNLTPEVMILAGVAMSALFSAGTMFLQYFASDTQIAATIFWTFGDVSRAVWNDFWIMLIILIPSISYFIYHSWDYNSLSAGEVTAKSFGLNTEKIRLTALLLSSFTAALTVAFLGVIGFVGLIAPHIMRRILGNDHRFLIPASGLLGALILLISDTLAKSILAPIILPVGIITAFMGGPMFLYIIIKMRY; encoded by the coding sequence TTGAAGTCAAGCACTAAAACATATCAAGAGTATATAAATAGAAAACTTATAATTATTTTAATTTTATCTATATTATTGGCAATAACAGCTTTATGTTCAATAAAAGTAGGAGCTACTAATTTAAGTTTTAAAGAAATATTATTATCTATTTTTTTAGAAACTAAAGATTCATCAATAATTTGGAATATTCGGATATCAAGAATTGTCGTTGCGATAGTTGCAGGGATTTTTATGGGGGTTGAAGGTACAATACTGCAATGTGTACTTAGAAATCCTCTTGCAAGTCCTTATACAATGGGCATTTCTCAGGGTGCTGCTTTTGGAGCTTCATTTTCCATAATTGTTTTAGGTGCTGGAACATTATATAGTTCCCAAGCAGATGCAGTAATACTGAATAATCCTTACCTAACTGTTTTTTTCGCGTTTATAGGTGCTTTAATTGGTGTAATTGCAATAATTATAATTTCAAAAATTCGGAATTTGACTCCGGAAGTAATGATACTTGCAGGAGTTGCAATGAGTGCATTATTTTCAGCAGGAACTATGTTTTTACAGTATTTTGCAAGTGATACTCAAATTGCTGCAACTATATTTTGGACATTCGGTGATGTAAGCAGAGCTGTTTGGAATGATTTTTGGATTATGTTAATAATACTTATTCCATCAATTTCCTATTTTATTTATCATTCTTGGGATTATAATAGTCTTTCTGCAGGTGAAGTTACAGCTAAAAGTTTTGGATTAAATACTGAAAAAATTCGTTTAACTGCTTTATTATTGTCATCATTCACGGCAGCTTTAACTGTTGCTTTTTTAGGAGTAATTGGATTTGTAGGATTAATAGCTCCACATATTATGAGAAGAATTCTTGGTAATGACCATAGATTTTTAATCCCGGCATCTGGATTGTTGGGAGCTTTGATTTTACTAATTTCAGACACATTGGCTAAGTCAATTCTGGCGCCAATCATTCTTCCTGTCGGTATAATAACTGCATTTATGGGCGGTCCTATGTTTCTTTATATAATTATAAAAATGAGGTATTAG
- a CDS encoding ABC transporter ATP-binding protein, giving the protein MILSVNDVFFSYKDIEVLSGINFTVEEGDFVSILGVNGSGKSTLLKCINKILNYKKGSILLNDEDIVSMDNSELAQKIAYVPQKVPIERSTVFDAILLGRRPYITWNVSESDIKLTKNIMKLLNIESYALRYINNLSGGELQKVVLARALVQDPKILLLDEPTSDLDLKNQYEVMNLLKTIAKDKKITPIIVLHDINLALRYSNKFILLKDGKVFSCGGEDTINSESIKEVYGIDAYVKYLNGIKTVIPKPY; this is encoded by the coding sequence ATGATTTTATCAGTTAATGATGTATTTTTTTCTTACAAGGATATTGAAGTACTAAGTGGAATAAATTTTACAGTTGAAGAGGGCGATTTTGTTTCTATTTTAGGGGTTAATGGTTCTGGGAAATCTACACTTTTAAAATGCATAAATAAAATATTAAACTATAAAAAAGGTTCTATTTTATTAAATGATGAAGATATTGTGAGCATGGATAATTCAGAACTAGCACAAAAAATCGCTTATGTTCCTCAAAAAGTTCCCATTGAAAGATCAACAGTTTTTGATGCTATATTGCTAGGAAGAAGGCCATATATAACATGGAATGTTTCTGAAAGTGATATAAAACTAACAAAAAATATAATGAAGCTGTTAAATATAGAATCTTATGCACTAAGATATATTAATAATCTTAGTGGTGGGGAATTACAAAAAGTTGTTTTGGCTCGTGCACTTGTTCAAGACCCTAAAATTCTTCTTCTCGACGAACCTACAAGTGATTTAGATTTGAAAAATCAATATGAGGTAATGAATTTACTTAAAACAATTGCAAAAGATAAAAAAATAACTCCAATAATTGTTTTACATGATATAAACTTAGCACTAAGATATTCTAATAAATTTATTTTACTAAAAGATGGGAAGGTTTTTAGTTGTGGTGGTGAAGATACTATTAATAGTGAGAGTATAAAGGAAGTATATGGTATTGATGCTTATGTTAAATATTTAAACGGTATTAAAACAGTTATTCCAAAACCATATTAA
- a CDS encoding TfoX/Sxy family protein, whose product MGELSKLPNIGKVLAGQLNEVGINTVDDLIDIGSKEAWLKIKGIDESACINRLMALEGAIQDIRWHDLSEDDKNNLKDFYNNYL is encoded by the coding sequence ATGGGTGAACTGTCTAAACTTCCGAATATTGGTAAAGTATTAGCGGGACAATTAAATGAAGTTGGAATAAACACTGTCGATGACTTGATTGATATTGGCAGTAAAGAAGCATGGTTAAAAATTAAAGGGATAGATGAAAGTGCATGTATAAATAGATTAATGGCATTGGAAGGAGCTATACAGGATATTCGTTGGCATGACTTATCTGAAGATGATAAAAATAATTTAAAAGATTTTTATAATAACTATTTGTAA
- a CDS encoding flavodoxin, whose amino-acid sequence MIIISNVLVAYFSASGVTKNVAEKIANENGYDVFEIVPEEFYIVADLDYTNKDSRSTIEMNDKSFRPPIVETCDVSGYDTVVIGFPVWWYKAPAIINTFIESVDLSGKTIKAFYTSGGSGIDKCVSDLQATYSGLDFAKGTRFTRDVSKAKDWIEG is encoded by the coding sequence GTGATAATTATAAGTAATGTATTAGTTGCTTATTTTTCAGCTAGTGGAGTTACCAAAAATGTAGCTGAGAAAATAGCTAATGAAAATGGATATGATGTATTCGAGATAGTGCCTGAAGAGTTTTATATTGTTGCAGACTTAGATTATACCAATAAAGACTCAAGATCAACAATTGAAATGAACGATAAATCATTCAGACCTCCAATTGTTGAAACTTGTGATGTGAGTGGATATGATACTGTTGTTATCGGATTTCCTGTATGGTGGTATAAAGCACCTGCAATCATCAATACATTCATTGAAAGTGTAGATTTATCTGGAAAAACAATCAAGGCATTTTACACTTCCGGAGGTTCTGGTATTGATAAATGTGTAAGTGATTTACAAGCAACTTACTCTGGACTTGACTTTGCAAAAGGAACACGCTTCACGAGGGATGTTTCAAAAGCAAAAGATTGGATTGAAGGATAA
- a CDS encoding sodium-dependent transporter: MADKNEWGSNMSFILAMIGSAVGLGNIWRYPYVLYSNGGGAFYIPYIVAILLMGIPFLILEYGVGYNFKSSFAKAVKKINSKCEYIGWFLPVAVFMIMIYYSAILGWDGIYIILSFFKGWGADPNSYFITSVLQSSDSYLGLLQFVPLVAVAMLAGWVIIWFISHRDLEAGLGKVSKVLVPLLFIIMVIIVGFSLTLPGASIGLSELFNPDWSLLTHFEIWMAAFGQIVFSLSLGMSIAFTFASYTKDDSDLVTNTISIVLANSLFENFAALGVFSILGYMSLQSGTAVADLVTQGTGLVFIAYPTVFNVLGNWAFILGPLFFLTVYLAGLTSILSTIEPLSFSIQNKFGLSRGKTMTVLIVVGAAVSMLYATGYGGSLLGFVDTFINQIALLLGVVAECIIFAWIFKAEKLIDFLNSHSKTIKLGKWWLVIVKYILPVFIAVIWIGGMIDVFNNGSIDQLNFTIISALILVIASLMFTILPARNPEWDNAKERV; this comes from the coding sequence ATGGCAGACAAAAACGAATGGGGCAGTAACATGTCATTCATACTTGCAATGATAGGTTCTGCAGTTGGTCTTGGAAACATTTGGAGGTATCCTTATGTACTTTATTCAAATGGGGGTGGTGCATTTTACATTCCGTATATTGTAGCTATCCTTTTAATGGGTATTCCATTTTTAATTTTAGAGTATGGTGTAGGATATAATTTCAAGTCTTCTTTTGCAAAGGCGGTAAAGAAGATTAACTCTAAATGTGAGTATATTGGCTGGTTTTTACCAGTTGCGGTTTTTATGATTATGATTTATTACTCAGCTATTTTAGGTTGGGATGGAATTTACATTATTTTAAGTTTCTTTAAGGGTTGGGGAGCAGATCCTAATTCTTATTTCATAACTTCTGTTCTACAATCTAGCGACTCTTATTTAGGATTATTACAGTTCGTTCCATTAGTTGCAGTTGCAATGCTTGCTGGTTGGGTAATTATTTGGTTTATTTCACATAGGGACTTAGAAGCGGGTCTTGGAAAGGTATCCAAAGTTTTAGTGCCTTTATTATTTATTATAATGGTAATCATTGTTGGATTTTCACTGACTTTGCCTGGTGCTTCAATTGGTCTATCTGAGCTATTTAATCCTGATTGGTCTTTACTTACACATTTTGAAATTTGGATGGCTGCATTTGGTCAGATTGTTTTTTCGTTGAGTTTGGGAATGTCGATTGCATTTACATTTGCAAGTTATACTAAAGACGATTCTGATTTGGTTACAAACACTATTTCAATTGTTCTTGCAAATTCTTTGTTTGAAAACTTTGCAGCATTGGGTGTTTTCTCAATTTTAGGTTATATGTCTTTGCAATCCGGTACAGCAGTAGCTGACCTTGTAACTCAGGGAACTGGACTTGTATTTATTGCATATCCTACAGTATTTAATGTACTGGGCAATTGGGCATTTATTTTAGGTCCACTGTTCTTCTTAACAGTTTATCTGGCGGGCCTTACAAGTATTTTATCTACTATTGAGCCGTTGTCTTTTTCAATTCAGAATAAGTTCGGTCTTTCAAGAGGAAAAACAATGACAGTATTGATTGTTGTTGGTGCAGCAGTGTCTATGCTTTATGCTACTGGATATGGTGGATCTCTTCTTGGATTTGTAGATACATTTATTAACCAAATTGCATTGTTGTTGGGTGTAGTTGCTGAATGTATCATATTTGCTTGGATATTCAAAGCCGAAAAACTAATTGACTTTTTAAATTCACACAGCAAAACAATTAAACTTGGTAAATGGTGGTTAGTGATTGTTAAATATATTCTTCCAGTTTTCATAGCTGTTATTTGGATTGGTGGAATGATTGACGTATTTAATAACGGTTCTATCGACCAATTAAATTTCACGATTATTTCAGCGTTGATATTGGTAATAGCAAGTTTAATGTTCACAATTCTTCCGGCACGTAATCCTGAATGGGATAATGCTAAAGAGAGAGTTTAA
- a CDS encoding flagellar protein, FliL: protein MKGFILLIIAIIAAILLVGGAAAFYFIKNAGISTDDADSDAVNDVVDKVSNVTSSGSSNSSSDDSDSIVDDIVSEEVKFNAQNGEGYYREVTYKDGGFRQYDTDSGKLIGSSYGSDQGKLPSME from the coding sequence ATGAAAGGCTTTATTTTATTAATAATTGCAATCATTGCAGCAATATTGCTCGTTGGTGGTGCAGCCGCATTCTATTTTATTAAGAATGCAGGAATCAGTACTGATGATGCGGATTCAGATGCGGTAAATGATGTGGTAGATAAAGTAAGTAATGTTACATCTTCTGGAAGTTCCAACTCTTCATCAGATGATTCAGACAGCATTGTTGATGATATTGTAAGTGAAGAAGTTAAATTCAATGCTCAAAATGGTGAAGGATACTATCGTGAAGTAACATATAAGGATGGAGGATTTAGACAGTATGATACTGATTCCGGCAAATTGATAGGTTCATCCTATGGTTCCGATCAGGGTAAACTTCCAAGCATGGAATGA
- the purC gene encoding phosphoribosylaminoimidazolesuccinocarboxamide synthase: MDKKELINSGKVKSVFATDKDDEVIIEFRDDMTAGDGERKEVMNDKGAYNAVISAKIFKVLDENGIATQFVDLIEPNVMLAKKLEMIPIEVIVRNIATGSLVRKYPLEDGTKLEPPILQMDFKADEYHDPMLNDSIIKSLGIATQEEIDILTEEALKINEILIEFFEDAGIILVDFKVEFGKDVNGNILLGDEISPDSCRLWDSKTLHMLDKELFRKGKDDEVMDAYIEVYNRILTDEEKVI; the protein is encoded by the coding sequence ATGGACAAAAAAGAGTTAATTAACAGTGGAAAAGTAAAAAGCGTATTTGCTACTGATAAAGATGATGAAGTCATAATCGAGTTTAGAGATGATATGACTGCTGGTGATGGTGAGAGAAAAGAGGTTATGAATGATAAAGGAGCTTATAATGCTGTGATTTCTGCTAAAATCTTTAAAGTTTTAGATGAAAATGGCATTGCAACTCAATTTGTCGACTTAATCGAACCTAATGTCATGCTTGCAAAAAAGCTTGAAATGATTCCAATCGAGGTCATTGTAAGAAATATCGCAACTGGTAGTCTAGTTAGAAAATATCCCCTTGAAGATGGCACTAAATTAGAACCTCCCATTTTACAAATGGACTTTAAAGCAGATGAATACCATGACCCGATGCTTAATGATTCCATTATCAAATCCTTAGGAATAGCTACTCAAGAAGAAATTGATATTTTAACCGAAGAAGCTTTGAAAATCAATGAAATATTAATTGAATTCTTTGAAGATGCAGGAATTATCCTAGTTGATTTTAAGGTTGAATTCGGTAAGGATGTTAATGGAAACATTCTTTTAGGTGATGAAATATCTCCTGACAGTTGCAGATTATGGGACAGTAAAACCCTGCACATGCTTGATAAAGAATTGTTCAGAAAAGGCAAGGATGATGAAGTAATGGATGCTTATATTGAAGTATATAATAGAATCCTCACAGATGAAGAAAAGGTGATTTAA
- the purS gene encoding phosphoribosylformylglycinamidine synthase subunit PurS translates to MLFDIEVKISLKSGMLNPEATTIERSLELLGYNVKNVRTKEILTFQMEGEDREVIRANATDMCERLLCNPVIHNYKISVIPQNSACGK, encoded by the coding sequence ATGTTATTCGATATTGAAGTTAAAATTTCACTTAAAAGTGGCATGTTAAACCCTGAAGCCACTACAATTGAGAGATCTTTAGAATTATTAGGTTATAATGTTAAGAATGTAAGGACTAAGGAAATTCTCACATTCCAAATGGAAGGGGAAGACCGGGAGGTAATAAGAGCTAACGCTACTGACATGTGCGAAAGATTGCTCTGTAATCCGGTTATTCATAATTATAAAATCAGCGTTATTCCACAAAACTCCGCTTGCGGTAAATAG
- the purQ gene encoding phosphoribosylformylglycinamidine synthase subunit PurQ, with protein sequence MKIGVIRFPGTNCDRDVAQACELAGLTPEYVWWSEEKLTDYDGIVIPGGFSYGDYLRAGAIASITPIIDGIRQLVKEEKPVLGICNGAQILGEIGLVPGIFITNETPKFNCEWSRLKVATNRTPFTKAFKKDQIIDLPIAHAEGRFYTEDIDLLKDQDQIVLQFEGKNPNGSMEAITSVCDESGLVCAMMPHPERACEEIFGSDDGLNFFKGFL encoded by the coding sequence ATGAAAATTGGAGTAATCAGATTTCCGGGAACCAATTGTGACCGTGATGTGGCACAAGCATGTGAACTTGCAGGTCTCACACCTGAATATGTCTGGTGGAGTGAAGAAAAATTAACAGACTATGATGGCATTGTCATTCCTGGAGGATTTTCATATGGGGATTACCTAAGGGCAGGTGCAATTGCATCTATCACTCCGATCATTGATGGAATCAGGCAATTGGTAAAGGAAGAAAAACCTGTTTTAGGAATATGTAACGGTGCACAGATTTTAGGTGAAATTGGACTTGTTCCAGGCATTTTCATTACAAATGAAACTCCCAAATTCAATTGTGAATGGTCTAGATTAAAAGTCGCCACCAATAGGACTCCATTTACAAAAGCATTTAAGAAAGACCAGATTATTGATCTTCCGATTGCACATGCTGAAGGGAGATTTTACACAGAGGACATTGATTTGTTAAAAGACCAAGACCAAATCGTTTTACAATTTGAAGGTAAAAACCCTAATGGTTCTATGGAAGCTATTACAAGTGTCTGCGATGAATCAGGTCTTGTCTGTGCAATGATGCCTCACCCTGAAAGAGCATGTGAGGAAATATTTGGTTCAGATGATGGTTTGAACTTCTTTAAAGGATTTTTATAA
- the cobA gene encoding uroporphyrinogen-III C-methyltransferase produces the protein MVVYLIGAGPGDADLITLKAVKALNKADVILYDYLANEEILAHAPETVERIYVGKKAGEHYKTQNQINELIIEQAQTHENVVRLKGGDPFVFGRGGEEILALMEHDIKFEVIPGVTSAIGAPTSLGLPVTHRALATSVTIVTGHEDPTKPESQVHWDYTADTLIILMGIGNIKENTSEIMRYRSADTPVCVVENGTLANENLLFGTLEDISDKKINTPAIMIIGEVVNLYRDIYDYQR, from the coding sequence ATGGTAGTTTATTTGATTGGTGCAGGACCTGGAGATGCTGATTTAATAACTCTTAAAGCTGTAAAAGCTCTAAATAAAGCTGATGTTATTTTATACGATTATTTGGCTAATGAAGAAATATTGGCTCATGCTCCTGAAACAGTTGAAAGAATTTATGTGGGTAAAAAAGCAGGTGAGCATTACAAAACTCAAAATCAAATTAATGAGTTAATAATCGAGCAGGCCCAGACTCATGAAAATGTTGTTAGACTTAAAGGAGGAGATCCTTTTGTCTTTGGAAGAGGTGGAGAAGAAATATTGGCTTTAATGGAACATGATATCAAATTTGAAGTAATTCCAGGTGTAACTTCCGCTATTGGAGCGCCAACCTCTCTTGGACTGCCTGTAACTCACAGAGCATTAGCAACCTCAGTCACTATTGTAACAGGTCATGAAGATCCAACAAAACCTGAAAGTCAAGTGCACTGGGATTATACTGCTGATACTTTAATAATATTGATGGGTATTGGAAATATTAAAGAGAATACCTCGGAAATCATGAGATATCGTTCAGCTGACACACCGGTATGTGTTGTTGAAAATGGAACATTGGCTAATGAAAATCTTTTATTTGGAACATTAGAGGATATTTCGGATAAAAAAATCAACACTCCAGCCATCATGATAATTGGAGAGGTTGTAAATTTGTATAGGGATATTTACGATTATCAAAGGTGA